One Vibrio gallaecicus genomic region harbors:
- a CDS encoding pyridoxamine 5'-phosphate oxidase family protein, translated as MLSNTKRTEIKKGAHKAEFDQEKLYKIIDESLIAHIALSGEKGPVVIPMLAWRVDNMVYIHGAKNSRLLRGLKKGEQTCLTFTLFDGWVLARSAFHHSAHYRSAVVFGQFSVIDDNAEKDRLLNIFIEQIAPGRINDIRLSNQKELTATELLAIPLTEASVKIGKHGVNDDKADLDIPAWAGILPYRTVVGPLEPVSDLYEGIEEPDYSKAYGKRWHQH; from the coding sequence ATGTTATCTAACACTAAAAGAACAGAAATAAAAAAAGGCGCGCATAAAGCGGAATTTGACCAAGAGAAACTGTATAAAATTATTGATGAAAGCCTCATCGCACACATTGCCCTTTCAGGAGAAAAAGGTCCTGTGGTCATCCCAATGTTAGCGTGGCGTGTCGATAATATGGTTTACATCCATGGCGCTAAAAACAGTCGACTATTAAGAGGGCTTAAAAAGGGAGAGCAAACTTGCTTAACTTTTACTCTTTTTGATGGATGGGTGCTCGCTCGCTCTGCATTTCATCACAGTGCACACTACCGTTCTGCGGTTGTATTTGGTCAATTTTCAGTCATCGATGACAACGCTGAGAAAGATCGTCTATTGAATATATTTATAGAGCAAATTGCGCCAGGAAGAATTAACGATATTAGACTGAGTAACCAGAAAGAACTGACGGCGACAGAGCTACTTGCTATTCCTTTAACGGAAGCTTCCGTCAAAATAGGTAAACACGGTGTAAATGATGATAAGGCGGATTTAGACATTCCAGCTTGGGCTGGTATTCTTCCATACCGAACCGTTGTGGGTCCACTAGAGCCAGTTTCAGATTTATATGAAGGTATTGAAGAACCTGATTATTCAAAAGCTTACGGTAAAAGGTGGCATCAACATTAG
- a CDS encoding AraC family transcriptional regulator: protein MKNNIHFLRTLGIYGIYQHALTHYPLLTSKLGIPESVFKNPMNLIPVSEVSQWYVNLAKETQDPDIILKLAPLVDIERIGPLSHWFFSGHDLASTIRRVNMGLHCLQSGAYLSGAQVGPLIKWSYDNPSYSDKGKVHDSIRVVIFMMKILRRYLGDNFSPARVLVAGRRENSKLYVDYFGCNVEWGQPRTEIWLKADLRLSTNQYPSPIKGKLAMNFSDLDDYLNMPDPNDEYKVIYEAINYSRHFGLPTLAKVSSLLNLSEQQFQRRLHKLGVNFSTVMGYVLSNTAVELLRHLVPLDEVSNRLGYTNIASFNRMFKKHRGLTPKQYIERFRLNG, encoded by the coding sequence TTGAAGAATAATATCCACTTTTTGAGAACACTTGGAATTTATGGGATATATCAGCATGCCCTGACTCATTATCCATTACTCACTTCTAAGCTTGGGATTCCCGAATCAGTGTTTAAAAATCCAATGAACTTGATACCGGTGAGTGAGGTGAGCCAGTGGTATGTCAACCTAGCAAAGGAGACACAAGACCCTGATATTATACTCAAACTTGCCCCATTGGTTGATATAGAAAGAATTGGACCGCTTAGTCATTGGTTTTTCTCTGGGCATGATTTGGCTTCGACTATTCGTAGAGTAAACATGGGACTGCATTGCTTACAATCTGGAGCTTACCTTTCTGGTGCTCAAGTCGGTCCTTTGATTAAGTGGTCTTACGACAACCCTTCTTATTCTGATAAAGGAAAAGTTCACGATAGTATTCGAGTCGTCATTTTTATGATGAAAATCCTACGCCGTTATTTAGGTGACAATTTTTCACCTGCTCGTGTGCTGGTGGCTGGTCGTCGTGAAAACAGTAAACTTTATGTTGATTATTTTGGTTGTAACGTGGAATGGGGGCAACCAAGAACGGAAATTTGGCTGAAGGCGGATTTACGGCTTTCTACCAATCAATATCCATCTCCAATAAAGGGGAAATTGGCGATGAATTTTAGTGATCTTGATGATTATCTAAATATGCCGGATCCAAATGATGAATATAAAGTGATCTATGAAGCTATAAACTATAGCCGGCATTTTGGTTTGCCGACGTTAGCGAAGGTATCGAGTTTATTGAATCTTTCTGAACAACAGTTTCAGCGACGGCTGCATAAGTTGGGTGTGAATTTCTCGACGGTGATGGGGTATGTACTCAGTAACACGGCTGTTGAGTTGCTAAGGCATTTGGTGCCTTTAGATGAAGTTTCAAACCGATTAGGCTATACAAATATTGCTAGTTTTAATCGGATGTTTAAGAAGCACAGGGGGCTAACCCCTAAACAATATATTGAACGCTTTAGATTGAATGGATAA
- a CDS encoding MFS transporter — MSLLSVPFVGTGADTALHVVAGVVLVATIAAACYGFWRFHELPINKAHSKDHHQLGLITALTWIGFIWHWVWVLAVILAFVDMEKAIINLRDTWHAKPQPETKSDEENQSC; from the coding sequence ATGAGTCTACTTAGTGTCCCATTTGTTGGAACAGGCGCAGACACTGCATTACATGTTGTAGCAGGCGTTGTGCTTGTAGCAACAATCGCAGCGGCTTGTTACGGCTTTTGGCGTTTCCATGAGCTACCAATCAATAAAGCACACAGTAAAGATCATCATCAACTTGGACTGATTACAGCTCTCACATGGATTGGATTCATCTGGCACTGGGTATGGGTTTTAGCCGTGATACTGGCTTTTGTTGATATGGAAAAAGCCATCATCAATCTTCGAGATACATGGCATGCGAAACCACAACCTGAAACTAAATCTGATGAGGAGAATCAATCATGCTAG
- a CDS encoding HlyD family secretion protein, producing the protein MLEGLAIWALFIYLLRLVGMPWNKGTKSFAYLGGTGWLLFVWVGLINYTPMDLSGGSVVQSPHIQLRPDSTSVKGKTTKVHIAPNQEVMEGQLIYEIDDTKFIIAKDKAQVKLESAHAELDTASQEVEIAKVSYQSALADIETSKAQIESAETDLLLQTKTLARYKQQNKVVKHTITETDIDQQTAAVDLAKHNVKTLQSQLGKKQVDASNAELNIHKAETNVVQKKTDVDSAQASLAQAQWDLNSTKVTAPTDGFVTNFILREGQRVSLMPRIQMYTNEKYVLMRVNHQAIRNVKVGQPAEFATAVYPGKIFTATVEGIVEATGEAQGSLMGWDDSVRATTGKNLQNKHHFVRLKIEEPDGYDIPVGAVGLAWVSGDKPISFMAFLDVIRGIIIRMKSQLYFFYSI; encoded by the coding sequence ATGCTAGAAGGCTTAGCTATTTGGGCTCTATTTATCTATCTATTACGACTAGTAGGCATGCCTTGGAATAAAGGCACGAAATCATTCGCTTACCTTGGTGGTACTGGGTGGCTGCTATTTGTTTGGGTAGGCTTAATTAACTACACACCAATGGATCTTTCTGGTGGTTCAGTGGTGCAATCTCCCCACATTCAATTGCGCCCAGATTCAACATCGGTAAAAGGTAAAACGACAAAAGTTCATATAGCGCCTAACCAAGAAGTAATGGAAGGTCAGCTTATCTACGAAATTGATGATACAAAATTCATTATTGCGAAAGATAAAGCACAAGTGAAACTTGAATCTGCACATGCTGAATTAGATACCGCGAGCCAAGAAGTTGAAATCGCAAAAGTGAGCTACCAGTCTGCATTAGCTGATATTGAAACATCGAAAGCTCAAATTGAATCAGCAGAAACCGATTTATTGCTGCAGACTAAAACACTGGCTCGTTACAAACAGCAAAATAAAGTGGTGAAGCACACCATTACGGAAACCGACATTGACCAACAGACCGCGGCGGTAGATTTAGCCAAACACAATGTGAAAACGCTACAGTCCCAATTGGGTAAGAAACAAGTAGATGCAAGCAATGCTGAATTAAACATTCATAAAGCAGAAACAAATGTTGTTCAAAAGAAAACGGATGTAGATTCAGCGCAAGCTTCGTTGGCACAAGCGCAATGGGATTTAAACAGCACGAAAGTAACCGCCCCAACCGATGGATTCGTTACCAACTTCATTTTGCGTGAAGGTCAGCGTGTATCACTGATGCCAAGAATTCAAATGTACACCAATGAAAAATATGTGCTTATGCGAGTAAATCACCAGGCAATTCGAAACGTAAAAGTGGGACAACCAGCAGAGTTCGCAACTGCGGTTTACCCAGGGAAAATATTTACAGCAACCGTAGAAGGAATTGTTGAAGCGACAGGTGAAGCACAAGGTTCATTAATGGGCTGGGATGATTCAGTAAGAGCAACGACTGGCAAAAACCTTCAAAACAAACACCATTTTGTACGTTTAAAAATTGAAGAACCTGATGGCTACGACATCCCAGTGGGAGCAGTTGGTCTCGCATGGGTGAGTGGTGATAAACCAATCAGCTTCATGGCGTTTTTAGATGTTATTCGTGGAATAATTATTAGAATGAAATCCCAGCTTTACTTCTTCTATTCGATTTAA
- a CDS encoding AraC family transcriptional regulator gives MKTDYSIKLLPVIRYLEKNFNEPLNLKQVAELACLSPYHFHRIFKAVTGETLNEFIRRLRLEAAANELFYTKPNITSVALGYGFSSSQSLAKAFKQHFALTPSQIRECENIHDFSVLLRSSKIGHSLRKIGHAGKKTPQYTGYERTLWSNNMEIKTFESSQIAYLRVTGPYGENYDPALGKLYSWAGPEGLAGNTSIFIYHDNPEITAAENCRTDLCLMIDESITPPQGIEVKNFTGGKYATVRKTITDKSQYGSTWDELIAQVVDQGLDTDDRPCFELYHHYDLEKGHADVSFCTAIK, from the coding sequence ATGAAAACAGACTATTCAATAAAACTTCTCCCTGTAATTCGATATCTAGAAAAAAATTTCAACGAGCCACTCAATTTAAAGCAAGTTGCTGAGTTAGCCTGCCTATCGCCTTATCATTTCCATAGAATCTTTAAAGCTGTGACGGGGGAAACTCTCAACGAATTTATTCGGAGGCTAAGGTTAGAGGCCGCCGCCAATGAACTTTTCTATACAAAACCAAACATTACTTCTGTCGCATTAGGATATGGGTTTTCAAGCTCTCAAAGCTTAGCAAAAGCCTTCAAACAGCATTTTGCACTTACTCCGAGTCAAATAAGGGAATGTGAAAATATTCATGATTTTTCGGTACTTCTGAGAAGCAGCAAGATTGGACACTCACTGCGCAAGATTGGACACGCCGGAAAAAAGACACCGCAATATACTGGATATGAACGAACCTTATGGAGCAACAATATGGAAATTAAGACATTCGAATCAAGCCAGATCGCTTACCTACGAGTTACAGGTCCTTATGGTGAAAACTATGACCCAGCACTTGGCAAACTTTACTCTTGGGCAGGTCCTGAAGGATTAGCAGGCAATACTTCGATCTTTATTTATCACGATAACCCTGAAATTACTGCAGCTGAAAATTGCCGAACTGATTTATGCCTAATGATCGATGAATCAATCACGCCACCTCAAGGGATAGAGGTGAAAAATTTTACTGGCGGGAAATATGCAACGGTTCGAAAAACCATTACTGATAAGTCCCAGTATGGATCTACATGGGATGAACTCATCGCCCAAGTCGTTGATCAAGGACTAGACACTGATGACCGCCCTTGCTTTGAACTTTATCACCACTACGACCTTGAAAAAGGTCACGCTGATGTAAGCTTCTGTACTGCTATCAAATAG
- the codB gene encoding cytosine permease — translation MADNNYSLGPVPTSARKGVASLTMVMLGLTFFSASMWTGGSLGTGLSFDDFFLAVLIGNLILGIYTSFLGYIGASTGLSTHLLARFSFGTKGSWLPSALLGGTQVGWFGVGVAMFAIPVQKATGIDTNTLIIVSGLLMTATVYFGIKALMILSAIAVPSIAILGSYSVFTAVDSVGGLEQLQLIKPETPMDFSVALAMVVGSFVSAGTLTADFVRFGKKPASAVLVTMVAFFIGNSLMFIFGAAGAAATGHSDISDVMIAQGLLLPAIIVLGLNIWTTNENALYASGLGISNITGRSSTAMSIINGIIGTIFALWLYNNFVGWLTFLSLAIPPIGGVIIADFFSNRKHYKDFAKAEFKTVNWAGIIAVAIGVAAGHFLPGVVPLNAVLGGAFSYLILNPLINKKALTSQAA, via the coding sequence ATGGCTGATAATAACTACAGTCTCGGGCCGGTACCAACATCGGCTAGGAAAGGGGTCGCTTCACTTACTATGGTAATGCTCGGACTCACTTTCTTCTCTGCAAGTATGTGGACGGGGGGTTCACTGGGAACTGGGCTTTCTTTTGACGACTTTTTCCTCGCCGTACTAATTGGCAACTTAATTCTTGGTATCTACACTTCATTTCTTGGCTACATTGGAGCTTCCACAGGTCTTTCCACTCACCTTCTTGCTCGTTTTTCTTTCGGAACTAAAGGCTCTTGGCTCCCTTCGGCTTTACTTGGTGGAACTCAAGTTGGTTGGTTTGGTGTAGGTGTCGCAATGTTTGCTATTCCAGTACAAAAAGCGACAGGTATTGATACCAATACATTGATCATAGTTTCTGGCTTACTTATGACTGCAACCGTCTATTTTGGTATAAAAGCACTCATGATTTTGTCTGCGATTGCTGTTCCGTCTATTGCTATCTTAGGCAGTTATTCTGTCTTCACCGCAGTAGACAGTGTAGGCGGTTTAGAACAGCTTCAGCTCATAAAGCCTGAGACACCAATGGACTTCTCCGTCGCGCTTGCGATGGTGGTGGGGTCTTTTGTTAGTGCCGGTACATTAACTGCCGACTTCGTACGTTTTGGTAAAAAACCTGCCAGTGCAGTATTAGTGACTATGGTGGCTTTCTTCATCGGTAATTCGTTAATGTTCATTTTTGGCGCGGCAGGTGCTGCAGCGACTGGGCACTCAGACATTTCAGATGTCATGATTGCACAAGGATTATTACTTCCTGCAATTATTGTACTGGGCTTGAATATCTGGACCACCAATGAGAATGCTCTTTATGCTTCAGGTTTAGGTATTTCGAATATTACAGGTCGTTCAAGTACTGCTATGTCTATAATCAACGGCATCATTGGTACTATTTTCGCTCTTTGGCTATATAACAATTTTGTGGGCTGGCTAACTTTTCTATCACTTGCTATCCCACCAATTGGTGGCGTAATAATTGCGGATTTTTTCTCGAACCGTAAACATTACAAAGATTTTGCAAAAGCAGAGTTCAAAACCGTTAACTGGGCTGGCATTATCGCGGTCGCAATCGGTGTAGCTGCAGGTCACTTCCTACCAGGCGTTGTGCCTTTAAATGCAGTTTTAGGTGGGGCGTTTAGCTACCTAATACTTAACCCTCTAATCAATAAAAAAGCACTGACTTCTCAGGCGGCTTAA
- a CDS encoding cytosine deaminase gives MTTLLIKNAKIQDQDALKNILIEDGQFKRILNIDEPLDHQGDTLDVEGGLAVSPFCEPHIHLDTTQTAGEPNWNISGTLFEGIERWSERKELLSIEDVKSRAKQTLKWQIANGVQHVRTHVDVSDPTLIALKAMVEVREEMKEWVDIQIVAFPQEGILSYPNGKELLEEAVKLGADVIGAIPHFEFTREYGIESLHYVFELAQKYNCLIDVHCDEIDDEQSRFVETLAALAHKFEMGNKVTASHTTAMGSYNGAYASRLFRLLKMSGINFVANPLVNIHLQGRFDDYPKRRGVTRVKEMLAANINVCFGHDDVFDPWYPLGTANMLQVLHMGLHVTQVMGYDQINQSLDLISKNSARTLNIQDNYGIEEGKPGSLLILPAENGFDAVRRQVPVQYSVRHGKVIAETQLAKTKINLDQTEDVNFKR, from the coding sequence ATGACAACCCTACTTATCAAGAATGCCAAAATTCAAGACCAAGATGCCTTGAAAAATATTCTGATAGAAGACGGTCAATTCAAACGTATTCTCAACATAGATGAGCCACTAGATCACCAAGGAGACACTCTTGATGTTGAAGGCGGTCTTGCTGTCTCGCCATTTTGTGAGCCACATATTCACTTAGACACTACCCAAACGGCTGGTGAACCTAATTGGAATATTTCAGGCACTTTATTTGAAGGCATTGAGCGTTGGTCAGAACGTAAAGAACTGCTTTCAATAGAAGATGTAAAATCAAGAGCAAAGCAAACTCTGAAATGGCAAATTGCTAACGGCGTCCAGCACGTTCGGACTCACGTGGATGTGTCAGATCCAACATTAATTGCATTAAAAGCGATGGTAGAAGTTCGTGAAGAAATGAAAGAGTGGGTAGACATACAAATTGTCGCTTTCCCGCAAGAAGGAATTCTTTCTTATCCAAATGGCAAAGAGCTGTTAGAAGAAGCCGTAAAACTTGGTGCCGATGTAATTGGTGCAATTCCACATTTTGAGTTTACTCGTGAATATGGCATTGAATCTCTTCATTACGTATTTGAACTGGCACAGAAATACAATTGCTTGATCGATGTTCACTGTGACGAAATTGACGATGAACAATCACGCTTTGTTGAAACACTAGCGGCTCTCGCTCATAAATTTGAGATGGGTAATAAAGTCACGGCAAGCCATACAACCGCAATGGGTTCTTACAACGGTGCTTATGCTTCTCGCTTATTCCGTCTACTTAAAATGTCTGGCATTAATTTTGTCGCTAACCCCTTAGTGAACATTCACTTGCAAGGCCGCTTTGATGATTACCCTAAACGCCGTGGTGTTACCAGAGTAAAGGAAATGCTCGCTGCGAATATTAATGTATGCTTTGGCCATGACGACGTATTTGATCCATGGTACCCACTGGGCACAGCAAATATGCTGCAAGTTTTACACATGGGCTTGCACGTTACTCAAGTGATGGGTTATGACCAAATCAATCAATCACTTGATTTAATCAGCAAGAATTCAGCCCGCACTCTTAATATTCAAGATAATTACGGTATAGAAGAAGGCAAACCTGGCAGTTTACTTATACTTCCTGCCGAAAATGGTTTTGATGCTGTTCGTCGCCAAGTCCCAGTTCAGTACTCGGTTCGTCATGGTAAAGTAATTGCAGAAACTCAGTTAGCAAAAACCAAGATCAACCTTGATCAAACGGAAGATGTTAACTTCAAACGTTAA
- the cspE gene encoding transcription antiterminator/RNA stability regulator CspE gives MSNTNTGTVKWFNEEKGFGFISQDNGGADVFVHFRAIASEGFKTLKEGQKVSFEVENGQKGLQAANVVAQ, from the coding sequence ATGTCTAACACAAATACTGGCACTGTAAAATGGTTTAACGAAGAGAAAGGTTTCGGTTTCATTTCTCAAGACAACGGCGGCGCTGACGTATTCGTACACTTCCGTGCTATCGCATCTGAAGGTTTCAAAACTCTTAAAGAAGGCCAAAAGGTTTCTTTCGAAGTTGAGAACGGTCAAAAAGGCCTACAAGCAGCTAACGTTGTTGCTCAATAA
- a CDS encoding GGDEF domain-containing protein, with protein sequence MKKDEFQKSTANLKKAVPLMMKNRVSTTPANYALWYTYVDNAIPQLTKEMDSVLEQYGICPPTVGDTLYTNYVASKSETNMNELRASIEVLVTEVAHSMNDTLADTSAFSEMIDKSLGDLSRVENEGMSIDEVMGLVRQLVSESRDIRHSTQFLNSQLNNASSEISRLKNQLVEVQKDALFDSLSSLYNRRSFDKDLQTLCETNQAMCLILLDIDHFKSFNDTYGHLFGDTVIKSIARKLQLSSRDGISAYRFGGEEFALIVPNKSLRIARQFADTSRRTIEKLSIKDRRSGKQVGNITASYGVVEFKKGESPESLIDRADKLLYEAKSLGRNRVMPI encoded by the coding sequence ATGAAAAAAGATGAATTTCAAAAATCGACCGCTAACTTAAAAAAAGCTGTTCCACTCATGATGAAAAACAGAGTGTCTACTACACCTGCAAATTATGCGTTGTGGTATACCTATGTTGATAATGCAATTCCTCAGCTAACGAAAGAAATGGATAGTGTTCTAGAACAATATGGCATTTGCCCCCCTACAGTTGGCGACACTCTTTACACCAACTATGTAGCCAGTAAATCAGAAACCAATATGAATGAGCTTCGTGCGAGTATTGAAGTTTTGGTGACAGAGGTTGCACATTCAATGAATGATACTTTAGCGGACACTTCTGCATTTTCAGAAATGATCGACAAAAGTTTAGGGGATCTGTCTAGAGTCGAGAATGAAGGCATGTCTATCGATGAAGTTATGGGGCTTGTCCGACAGCTTGTTTCTGAATCAAGAGATATCAGACACTCGACTCAATTTCTAAACTCTCAGCTAAATAATGCTTCAAGTGAAATTAGCCGCCTAAAGAATCAACTTGTAGAAGTTCAAAAAGACGCACTGTTTGATAGTCTATCTAGCCTTTATAATCGCCGCTCATTCGACAAAGACCTCCAAACTCTGTGTGAAACGAATCAAGCGATGTGCTTAATACTTCTCGATATCGACCATTTCAAATCTTTTAATGATACCTATGGGCACTTATTCGGTGACACCGTGATAAAAAGTATTGCTCGCAAACTTCAGTTAAGCAGTAGAGATGGCATCAGTGCCTATCGATTTGGTGGTGAAGAATTCGCTTTAATCGTACCAAATAAATCTTTGCGTATTGCAAGACAATTTGCTGATACTAGCCGACGTACCATTGAAAAATTATCCATAAAAGATCGCCGTAGCGGTAAGCAAGTTGGAAATATTACCGCTTCATATGGTGTCGTTGAGTTTAAGAAAGGGGAAAGCCCAGAATCACTGATTGATAGAGCAGATAAATTACTCTACGAAGCAAAATCACTTGGTCGTAACAGAGTCATGCCTATATAA
- a CDS encoding aldolase/citrate lyase/malate synthase family protein — protein sequence MNMLTFDKTEIQKQTKPFIAEAVFAVETISSNRQSEKQIKAKQLLDRLFPLENGSHQDVTSYVIDYRHVLAFFKNGQHSGLQHPKQFVAYMGEKCDPDSILLRDGSGSHLEVMFGSHKGTGCVELVDIDDIQLETCTTFSQAPKDMTSDRSTLDESTAAMRHWISLVKGDEKGKPKACSEDKEFKAKSGEDYRLDYCYHL from the coding sequence ATGAATATGCTTACTTTCGATAAAACAGAAATCCAAAAACAAACAAAACCATTTATCGCTGAAGCTGTCTTTGCCGTAGAGACAATCAGTTCAAACCGACAAAGTGAAAAGCAGATCAAAGCTAAACAGCTACTTGATAGACTTTTCCCACTAGAAAATGGCTCACATCAAGACGTGACGAGTTATGTTATCGATTACCGACACGTATTGGCATTTTTTAAAAATGGTCAGCACAGTGGCTTACAGCACCCAAAACAATTTGTTGCTTACATGGGAGAGAAGTGCGACCCAGACTCAATTTTGTTAAGAGATGGTAGTGGTAGCCACCTAGAAGTAATGTTCGGCAGCCACAAAGGAACAGGGTGTGTTGAACTGGTTGATATTGACGATATTCAATTAGAGACATGCACAACCTTTAGCCAAGCGCCTAAAGATATGACATCAGATAGAAGTACACTGGATGAGTCCACAGCAGCAATGCGACACTGGATCAGCTTGGTAAAAGGTGATGAGAAAGGTAAGCCTAAAGCATGCAGTGAAGATAAAGAATTCAAAGCGAAAAGTGGTGAAGACTACAGGCTTGATTACTGTTATCACCTATAA
- a CDS encoding DUF3612 domain-containing protein, translated as MEDLSARCIRINPEYAPSVSYLSMIERGKRVPSIDMLEVVAQVFQKDPTWFLDDEPEQQAITPDKGNRGGIRGMALEPSFLFSNDILQIAIPEMLSQTGISGKQFAHLLIRAHQESNQNHFPDLERAAEEVGLKRLNLGVEDLIDIARDLGIQIRWVTRTPKDVVDELGINAKQLVTSFFEPPGTIYLNEILKEYPTRLKYDLSVYIGHCILHSKEGLKSVLSVGNNNTWDDTQSASSSLLNSQDILQAWRDFESSFFAGALLCPKVPFRQLLDRTGYEIDVHKRAGVSPSVAMRRMTVVSPYPHWHYFDAYGPGKLKAVYRGNGIPLPWGNMRTVADPCQHWAVFRRLTEPRAGSSAQISILNVGDEPRIYCCESVNMTDPAGNNRVLCAGIDLNPAIDAQGGDSRSIAEELKASCVSNGGSVIIPNSIKKDLTTIAKILNINWIERGIETEARLICSRGAECPRQPSCYSKCGA; from the coding sequence ATGGAAGATCTCTCTGCGCGCTGTATTCGCATCAACCCAGAGTACGCCCCTTCCGTTTCTTATCTATCGATGATCGAGCGAGGAAAGCGAGTACCAAGTATTGATATGCTTGAAGTGGTTGCTCAAGTATTCCAAAAAGACCCCACATGGTTTTTGGATGACGAGCCAGAACAGCAGGCCATTACCCCAGACAAAGGAAACCGAGGTGGTATCCGTGGGATGGCTTTAGAGCCCAGTTTTTTATTCTCAAATGACATTTTGCAAATTGCCATTCCAGAGATGCTGTCGCAAACTGGGATTTCAGGTAAACAGTTTGCTCACCTGTTGATAAGAGCCCATCAAGAAAGTAACCAAAACCACTTCCCCGATCTTGAGCGTGCGGCCGAAGAAGTTGGACTCAAACGGCTTAACTTAGGTGTTGAAGACCTCATTGATATCGCGCGGGATTTAGGTATCCAAATTCGCTGGGTCACTCGAACGCCAAAAGATGTAGTAGACGAGCTAGGTATAAACGCCAAGCAACTAGTGACTTCATTTTTTGAACCACCAGGAACCATTTACTTAAATGAGATACTCAAAGAATACCCAACGCGCTTGAAGTACGATTTATCCGTTTATATCGGTCACTGTATCTTGCATAGTAAAGAAGGTCTTAAAAGTGTCCTGTCTGTTGGCAATAACAACACTTGGGACGACACTCAATCTGCTTCATCTTCACTATTGAACTCTCAAGATATTCTTCAAGCTTGGCGAGATTTTGAATCCAGTTTTTTTGCAGGCGCTCTACTTTGCCCCAAGGTTCCATTTAGGCAGTTACTTGACCGAACCGGCTATGAAATTGATGTCCATAAACGCGCAGGCGTTTCTCCATCAGTAGCCATGAGAAGAATGACTGTCGTTTCTCCTTACCCTCATTGGCACTATTTCGATGCTTACGGTCCAGGGAAGCTAAAAGCCGTTTACAGAGGAAATGGCATACCACTTCCATGGGGAAACATGAGAACCGTTGCCGATCCATGTCAACACTGGGCAGTGTTCCGTAGGTTAACCGAACCAAGAGCCGGAAGCTCAGCACAAATTTCAATATTAAATGTTGGAGACGAGCCTCGTATTTATTGCTGTGAGTCCGTCAACATGACAGATCCAGCAGGAAACAACCGAGTTCTATGCGCTGGTATTGACCTTAATCCAGCAATCGATGCTCAAGGTGGAGACTCAAGATCCATAGCCGAAGAGCTGAAAGCATCTTGTGTGAGCAACGGAGGTTCAGTCATCATTCCAAATAGTATTAAGAAAGATCTCACTACTATCGCAAAAATTCTCAATATAAATTGGATAGAAAGAGGAATAGAAACCGAAGCTCGACTAATTTGTTCTCGAGGTGCAGAGTGCCCGCGCCAACCAAGTTGTTACTCTAAGTGTGGAGCATAA